Proteins encoded in a region of the Vitis riparia cultivar Riparia Gloire de Montpellier isolate 1030 chromosome 7, EGFV_Vit.rip_1.0, whole genome shotgun sequence genome:
- the LOC117918063 gene encoding gibberellin-regulated protein 12-like has protein sequence MAQSSKLQSIFLLLLVAFMLLVDVSIAGGEGSLTKAECPKACKYRCSDTQYRNACLEFCNLCCKKCLCVPSGTYGHKEECPCYNNWKTKEGGPKCP, from the exons ATGGCTCAATCTTCCAAGCTTCAATCTAttttcctcctcctccttgTTGCTTTCATGTTGCTTGTAGATGTCTCAATT GCTGGTGGGGAAGGATCTCTTACCAAAGCag AATGTCCTAAAGCATGCAAGTATCGATGCTCAGACACACAATATCGGAATGCATGCCTGGAATTCTGCAACTTGTGTTGTAAGAAATGTCTGTGTGTTCCTTCTGGAACATATGGTCATAAAGAGGAATGTCCATGCTATAACAATTGGAAGACCAAGGAGGGTGGTCCAAAGTGCCCTTGA